CGCGGATGGCTTGCTCGCAATGTAAATCCGCCGGAGTGGCGATATAGACGATATCGCAGCCGCTGGCCAGCAGTTCATCTTCTGATGCGCAGGCTTGCGCGCCGAATTTTTCGGCAACGCGGAGATTGGCTTCCCGATCGATATCGTAGACCGCCGTCAATTCGGCGTTGTTAGTTTGGATTATTCCTTCCGGGATAGTGCGGCGGCTGGCGATGCCGCCGGAACCGATGACGCCCCATTTGGTTTTCATGATAGTTCTCCGTGGTTTTATTAATTCATGTTACACGCGAAGGGCTTGTTCAAGGGCAGATAAAAACCTCGCCCTTGCCACCCCCTCATTAAGAATAGGCTTCGATGACTTTGCGGATGCCGCTGGCGATGGCGCGCATGAGTTCTTCTTCATACGTTGGAAAGATGAAGGTGATGAAAGTGCGTTTTTGATGCCATTCGGCGTTGGGAACTTCTACTTTGGAGTAATCCACGGATTCGGGATAGGTATATTCCCGGCTTTCGAAGGGGAATTTGGAATCGCCGATGCCGTTATGCTGGACGTACGCCTGTTCCGTATGGCATTGGGGCCAAAAGACTTTCCAACAGGGAACGCCCTCGGCGCCGAGAGCCGTTAGGAACGTTGGTATGTCGCACTGCATATTGTCGATGTCCAAGGTGATAGGAAAGACGTACCATCCATTGCGGCGTTCGGGCGTATCGACGGGGAGATAGAGTATCTGCGGAACGCCATGCAGCGCGTCGAGGAGAATTTGAGCGTTGCGGCGGCGGCGCGGCATATTCCAATCGTCGATGCGCTCCAATTCGCATAGGCCGATGACCGATTGCATTTCGGTCATGCGGTAGTTCCAGCCGACTTGGGTGTGAATGTAAGGCAGTTTTTGCTCCAGTTCTAGCAATCGCAGGCGCTCTTTCACGTCGTAGCCGTGATCGCGGATACTGCGGCAGCGCCAAGCGGTTTCTTCGTCGTCGGTGGTAACCATGCCGCCTTCGCCGCCGGTGGTGAAGGTTTTGTTTTGGCAAAAACTGCAAGCGGCGGCGTGGCCGAGGCTTCCTGTTTTCTTGCCTTTGTATACGCCTCCATAGGCTTCGGCGTTGTCTTCGATGACGAAAAGGTTATGTTCGCGCGCTAGATCGAGTATGGGATCCATGTCGGCGACGTTGCCGTAGAGATGCACCGGCATGACGGCCTTGGTGCGGTTGTTGATCAACTTACGCGCCGATTCGACGCTGAGGCAATGATCTTCCTTATTGACGTCGGCGAAGCGGGGAATGGCGCCCGCCTGTACGATGGAAAAGGACGAAGCGATGAAGGTGTAGCTAGGGACTATCACCTCGTCGCCGGGGCCGATCCCCAAACTCGCCAAAGCCGTATGCAAAGCGCTGGTGCCGTTGGTGGTGCTGATGGCGAAACGGGTTCCCGTCCATTCGGCGAATTTTTTTTCGAACTCCATGCCCTTGGTTCCAGTCCAATAATTGACGCGGCCGGTTTTCAATGGTTCGAGTACGGCTTGCAGCGTTTTTTCATCAAATGACGGCCAGCCGGGAAGAGGACATTGAATAGTCTTGGGACCACCATGAATAGCGAGTTCTTCTTTCATTGCGAACGTTCCTTTCCATTGGAATCGCGCTCTTGGAAGATTGGCGTTGAGATTGATCCTAACAATAGAAAAAAAACAAAGCAATTTAAATGGGGATGGAAGAATATCGGAAAAGGATTTTTTTTATTACAATGCGGCCAGGCGCAGAAGAAAGGAACATCCACCTCATGAAGTCATGTTGCGGGAAAAGGGAAATTAAAGGAATCTAATACAACCGTCGCTTGAATCACGAAAAAGCGAAATGAAAAAGAAAAACACGAATAAAAGCAGAAAAAACGTTGGCTGAAGAGATTGCGCCGTGAAAAGTTTTTCCGCGTAATCAATAATGAATCTCTTAAATCCTAGATGCAAAAATTTCGTGGAATTTAAGTTTTAGTGTTTTCGCGATTCAAAAACGCGGCAAAAAATGAAACCTCTGCGCCTCTCTTGAACGGTTTTTTATAATTAGAAAAGAAATATCAATCCCGAAGGCGAGAGTTCATTGGCTGCAAAACAGAGTAATTGAAAAGGAAGGAAACGAGACAATGATAAAACGCAATTTCAATTTCAGAAAGATATTTGATTTCGGTTTTGGAATTGTTCTTTTATTGGCAAGCATCTCATTCGGTTTTGCCGAAGATGGAACAAACGCCAAAACCTTGCTGGCCGGAGCGGCGAAATCCAATATTACTCCTATGTTGGACGTTTCGCTGGCGGGTTGGATGACGGATCGGACCGCTTCCCATATTCACGATGATTTATACGCCCGCTGTCTGGTGCTAAATAATGGAGAAGCGGAAATCGCCATTGCGATCTGCGATCTGCTCGCCATTGGCCGCGAACAGGCCGACGAGGCAAAGCGGCTCATCCAAAAACATACTGGTATTCTTCCCGAACGCATTCTTATCGCCGCCACGCATACGCATACCGGACCCACGACAGCTCACGTTTTTCAAAGCGAGCCGGATAAGGAATATATCCGCTGGTGCGCGCAGCGCATCGCCGACGGCGTGCGGCGGGCGAAAAACAACCTGCGGCCCGCCCGTATCGCTTGGGGCGCGGGAAATGAGGAGAGCCTGGTTTTCAATCGGCGTTATTTCATGAAGCCGGGAACCATGCCGGAAAATCCTTGGGGACGGAACGACGATCTGGTCAAGATGAATCCCGGCTACGATAATCCCAATGTGGAAAAACCGGCGGGGCCGGTCGATCCCCAATTGTGCGTAATCGCTATCCAAGACTTGGAAGGATATCCTATCGCCGTCCTGGGCAACTACGCGCTGCATTATGTGGGCAGCGAAAATGGAAACGAGGTCAGCGCCGATTATTTCGGTATGTGGGACGATCTTGTAGAACGGGAACTGGCGCCGGTAAAGAATTCGGAGAAGCCGCCTTGCATTGCGATTCTGACGAATGGAACTTCGGGCGATATCAATAATATAGACATTCATAAACGAGTTAAGCCATCTTATCCTTACGATCAGATGAATCAGGTCGCCCGCATCGCGGCGGCGAAGGCGCTCAAGGTAATGGAGAATATGGAATATCGCGACTGGGTTCCTTTGGATATAAAAGAAAAATGGCTGGAAACCGGCGTTCGCAAGCCATCCGCCGATGAAATTGAGGAAGCGAAAAACATTTTGCAGCAGGCGGGATCCGAGATAAAAACTCTGCGCCAAATTTATGCGCGGGAATCAGTGTTGATGGCGGATTGGCCGGAAAAGGTGGAAATTCCCGTTCAAGCGCTGCGAATCGGGGACGCTGGAATCGCAACCCTTCCGGGCGAGGTTTTTGTGGAATTAGGGCTGGAAGTGAAAAAGAAGAGTCCCTTCCTGCTTACGTTTTGCATCGAATTGGCGAACGCTTACGACGGCTACATCCCTACCGCTGCCGCTCACCAACAGGGAGGCTATGAAACCTGGCGCGCCCGATCCAGCTTTCTCGCGCCGGATGCGGGAGCGAAAATCGTTGCGGCGGCGCTCGATATGTTGGAACAAATTCATGGAGATAAATGACTCATTTCTTTGAGACAATTTGCGATATAGCGTAATTTCAAAAGAAACGAAGCCCACAATAAAGTCCGAATTAGGGATGCTAGAATAAACGGATGATGAGGATATTTTTTATCCTCTTTAATCTTGAAAATCCTGACCATCTTGATGCAGACATTCTTTAACAAGGAGCCATCATCTCATGCTTTCATCACCGAACGCTAAAAAATATATCGTCTATGCCGCTTGCTTTATCGTTCTCGCCGTTTTGATTGGGATCGATCTGGCCAATTCGCTGCAAGGCGCGGCCTGGGTGACGGCGATTCCCGTTTCCCAATTGAAAAACGACGGACTGCCGCCGGAATATTCCACGAAAGTCGCACTCGTCCGTTCTGACGATTCCAAACTGGCCGAACCAGCGCCTCTTAATACAGTATTATCCTATAGCCGGATACTGAATATGGTATATGAAGTTTTGGACTTGTCGGGCGACTTGAAGCCTCTCCTTTTTCCCGGCGCCAAGGTTGTTATCAAGCCTGATATCGTTGAATTAGCCGAACGGACCAATGGCGTCAATACCGATCCTTTCGTTGTAGAGGGATTGATTCGCTGGATGGAAGAACAAATGCCGGGCAGTCTGAATTATACCGTGACAGAAGGGCCGGGCGGTTGGCTGGCGGATACCTGGCGCAATACGAAATACAACACAGGCCGCGCATCCGTCGCCGACGGCTTCGCCATAGCGGGTTATACCGCCATGATCCAGAGGCTGGCCAATGACGGTATTGCGGCGAAAATTGTCGATTCCAATTTCGGTACTCTAGAAAATCCCTTGCAAGGAATCCGCTTGGTTCCCGTTCCCGAATTTATGGATTTTCCCGAATATCCATCTTATTGGGTGCACGAAGTTTATCTCGACGCCGACGTGTTGATTAACGTTCCCGTGATGAAAATGCACACGCCCCAGA
The DNA window shown above is from Candidatus Omnitrophota bacterium and carries:
- a CDS encoding neutral/alkaline non-lysosomal ceramidase N-terminal domain-containing protein, which encodes MASISFGFAEDGTNAKTLLAGAAKSNITPMLDVSLAGWMTDRTASHIHDDLYARCLVLNNGEAEIAIAICDLLAIGREQADEAKRLIQKHTGILPERILIAATHTHTGPTTAHVFQSEPDKEYIRWCAQRIADGVRRAKNNLRPARIAWGAGNEESLVFNRRYFMKPGTMPENPWGRNDDLVKMNPGYDNPNVEKPAGPVDPQLCVIAIQDLEGYPIAVLGNYALHYVGSENGNEVSADYFGMWDDLVERELAPVKNSEKPPCIAILTNGTSGDINNIDIHKRVKPSYPYDQMNQVARIAAAKALKVMENMEYRDWVPLDIKEKWLETGVRKPSADEIEEAKNILQQAGSEIKTLRQIYARESVLMADWPEKVEIPVQALRIGDAGIATLPGEVFVELGLEVKKKSPFLLTFCIELANAYDGYIPTAAAHQQGGYETWRARSSFLAPDAGAKIVAAALDMLEQIHGDK
- a CDS encoding DegT/DnrJ/EryC1/StrS family aminotransferase, which translates into the protein MKEELAIHGGPKTIQCPLPGWPSFDEKTLQAVLEPLKTGRVNYWTGTKGMEFEKKFAEWTGTRFAISTTNGTSALHTALASLGIGPGDEVIVPSYTFIASSFSIVQAGAIPRFADVNKEDHCLSVESARKLINNRTKAVMPVHLYGNVADMDPILDLAREHNLFVIEDNAEAYGGVYKGKKTGSLGHAAACSFCQNKTFTTGGEGGMVTTDDEETAWRCRSIRDHGYDVKERLRLLELEQKLPYIHTQVGWNYRMTEMQSVIGLCELERIDDWNMPRRRRNAQILLDALHGVPQILYLPVDTPERRNGWYVFPITLDIDNMQCDIPTFLTALGAEGVPCWKVFWPQCHTEQAYVQHNGIGDSKFPFESREYTYPESVDYSKVEVPNAEWHQKRTFITFIFPTYEEELMRAIASGIRKVIEAYS